From one Henriciella marina DSM 19595 genomic stretch:
- a CDS encoding acyl-CoA dehydrogenase family protein has product MDGTAAEKISPVMDGLLPAMKEAVVSLEAFGADATAAMRDRLAPEGKVDRKLLDHHQHSAHGLAWVITYVETLRETADWADRMEAEGKFGEIEQLLSQILFSEYCAQLIGGIPMNQGEIIRPADIGVSKEGMQRLFEPAVQRFLTEGKTTEVMAAAAKHLPDALSRATVEETGLDETLNMVRDQFRRFATDKIVPYAHEWHLKNEYIPMPVVEEMAELGVFGLTIPEEFGGLGMDKTAMCVVSEELSRGYIGTGSLGTRSEIAAELILIGGTDAQKQKFLPSIASGDILPTAVFTEPNTGSDLGSLKTRAVKDGDTYTITGNKTWITHPVRADMMTVLARTDPATNNFSGLSMFLAEKPRGDDANPFPADGMTGGEIEVLGYRGMKEYEISFDEFEVPAANLLGETEGMGFRHLMATFESARIQTAARAIGVGQNAFELGLKYALDREQFGRSIFEFPRVANKLVMMAAELIGVRQLTYYSARQKDSGKRCDLEAGMAKLLGARVAWAAADNAVQIHGGNGFALEYPVSRVLQDARILNIFEGAGEVQAMVIARRLVEGGN; this is encoded by the coding sequence ATGGACGGTACAGCCGCAGAAAAGATTTCACCTGTGATGGACGGCCTGCTTCCTGCGATGAAGGAAGCGGTGGTCAGCCTCGAAGCCTTTGGTGCGGACGCAACCGCTGCCATGCGGGACCGGCTCGCCCCCGAAGGCAAGGTCGACCGTAAACTTCTCGACCATCACCAGCATTCGGCCCACGGCCTTGCCTGGGTCATTACCTATGTCGAAACGCTGCGCGAGACGGCCGACTGGGCCGACCGTATGGAAGCCGAAGGCAAATTCGGTGAGATCGAACAGCTTCTCTCCCAGATCCTCTTCTCGGAATATTGCGCCCAGCTGATTGGCGGCATCCCGATGAACCAGGGCGAGATCATTCGCCCAGCCGACATTGGCGTCTCCAAGGAGGGCATGCAGCGCCTCTTCGAGCCGGCCGTCCAGCGCTTCCTCACCGAAGGCAAGACCACCGAGGTCATGGCCGCCGCCGCGAAACACCTGCCCGACGCCCTGTCGCGCGCCACGGTGGAAGAGACCGGCCTCGACGAAACGCTCAACATGGTCCGCGACCAGTTCCGCCGGTTCGCCACCGACAAGATCGTGCCGTATGCCCATGAATGGCATCTGAAGAATGAGTACATCCCGATGCCCGTCGTCGAAGAGATGGCAGAGCTCGGCGTCTTCGGTCTCACCATCCCTGAAGAGTTTGGCGGCCTTGGCATGGACAAGACAGCCATGTGCGTGGTCTCCGAGGAGCTGAGCCGCGGCTATATCGGCACTGGCTCGCTCGGTACCCGGTCAGAGATCGCCGCAGAGCTGATCCTGATCGGCGGCACCGACGCGCAGAAACAGAAATTCCTGCCGTCCATCGCATCCGGCGACATCCTGCCAACAGCCGTCTTCACCGAACCGAACACCGGCTCCGACCTCGGCTCGCTGAAGACCCGCGCCGTCAAGGATGGCGACACCTACACCATCACCGGCAACAAGACCTGGATCACCCACCCGGTCCGCGCCGACATGATGACCGTGCTCGCACGCACCGACCCGGCGACCAATAATTTCTCTGGCCTCTCCATGTTCCTGGCTGAAAAGCCACGCGGCGATGACGCCAACCCCTTCCCCGCCGACGGCATGACCGGCGGCGAGATCGAGGTACTCGGCTATCGCGGCATGAAAGAGTACGAGATCAGCTTCGATGAGTTCGAAGTCCCTGCGGCAAACCTGCTGGGCGAAACCGAAGGCATGGGCTTTCGCCACCTGATGGCAACCTTCGAAAGCGCCCGTATCCAGACCGCCGCCCGCGCCATCGGCGTTGGCCAGAACGCGTTCGAGCTCGGCCTCAAATACGCCCTCGACCGCGAACAGTTCGGCCGCTCCATCTTTGAATTTCCACGCGTCGCCAACAAGCTCGTCATGATGGCCGCGGAACTGATCGGCGTGCGCCAGCTCACTTATTATTCTGCCCGCCAGAAAGACTCAGGCAAGCGATGCGATCTCGAAGCCGGCATGGCCAAACTCCTCGGCGCCCGCGTCGCCTGGGCGGCGGCCGACAACGCCGTCCAGATCCACGGCGGCAACGGCTTCGCGCTGGAATACCCGGTGTCCCGCGTGCTGCAGGATGCCCGCATCCTCAACATCTTCGAAGGCGCTGGCGAAGTGCAGGCGATGGTGATCGCACGGCGGCTGGTCGAAGGCGGGAATTAA
- the cysQ gene encoding 3'(2'),5'-bisphosphate nucleotidase CysQ → MTTITGEQLARIALDAGKLVMEVYSTDFDVERKDDASPVTEADAKAEVLILAGLKAAEPDLKVVAEESASAGHIPEHGHRFALVDPLDGTREFVNRNGQFTVNIGIIEHGKPVMGVVYAPALNRLFVAEGPDTAWQADVKPGEPVPASDVRRPLHIRKCPDVGVTAIASKSHRSPETDAFLKKFKVGEIISAGSSLKFCLLGAGEADLYPRMGRTMEWDTAAGQAVAEAAGAVVLTEDGTPLRYGKRERGYDNPHFIVYGDVAPI, encoded by the coding sequence ATGACGACGATCACAGGCGAACAGCTGGCGCGTATTGCCCTCGATGCAGGCAAGCTGGTGATGGAGGTCTATTCGACCGACTTCGACGTCGAGCGAAAGGATGATGCCTCGCCTGTCACGGAAGCTGACGCAAAGGCTGAAGTCCTGATCCTGGCGGGACTGAAAGCGGCTGAGCCAGACCTCAAAGTCGTTGCCGAGGAGTCGGCATCGGCCGGCCACATCCCTGAGCACGGCCACCGCTTTGCCCTGGTCGATCCGCTGGATGGCACGCGCGAATTCGTCAATCGCAACGGCCAGTTCACGGTCAATATCGGCATCATCGAACACGGCAAACCTGTGATGGGCGTCGTCTATGCGCCCGCCCTCAACCGGCTATTTGTCGCCGAAGGCCCGGACACGGCCTGGCAGGCTGACGTGAAGCCGGGCGAGCCTGTGCCCGCAAGCGATGTTCGCCGCCCACTGCATATCCGCAAATGCCCGGACGTCGGCGTCACGGCCATTGCGTCCAAGTCCCACCGGTCCCCCGAAACCGATGCCTTCCTGAAGAAATTCAAGGTCGGCGAGATCATCTCGGCAGGCTCATCCCTGAAGTTCTGCCTGCTGGGTGCGGGAGAGGCCGACCTCTATCCCCGCATGGGCCGCACGATGGAATGGGACACAGCTGCCGGACAGGCAGTCGCCGAAGCGGCTGGCGCCGTCGTCCTCACAGAAGACGGCACGCCGCTACGCTATGGCAAACGCGAGCGCGGCTACGATAATCCGCACTTCATCGTCTATGGCGATGTGGCGCCTATCTGA
- a CDS encoding KpsF/GutQ family sugar-phosphate isomerase produces the protein MSSGPESDLETARRVVRIEREALDALSQSLDASFSQAVDAIAGCGGYLIVAGVGKSGHVGQKIAATMASTGTPAFFLHPTEASHGDLGMVRPDSVVLAISYSGETRELIDLLRYCRSHDVKLIAMTRSADSLLGRNADVLLPLPAHEEACPNGLAPTSSTTMTLVMGDALAVALMARRGFSREDFGARHPGGKLGKALHTVADYLMSRDATPPIVPETAGLRDVIQAIAEGRQGCVAVVDAGGAYIGIVTDGDLRRYMQDGREAGTAREMMTRGGKTFTPPDRIALVVDVMTKLRISNGFVLEDSKPIGIIHTKDLLEEGYI, from the coding sequence ATGTCATCTGGACCAGAATCCGATCTTGAAACTGCACGCCGCGTGGTGCGCATCGAGCGCGAGGCGCTGGACGCGCTTTCGCAAAGTCTCGACGCGTCTTTCTCTCAGGCTGTCGATGCGATTGCGGGCTGCGGTGGCTATCTGATCGTGGCGGGCGTCGGCAAGTCCGGTCATGTCGGCCAGAAGATCGCCGCCACCATGGCTTCAACGGGGACGCCGGCTTTCTTCCTGCATCCGACCGAGGCAAGCCATGGCGACCTAGGCATGGTGCGCCCAGACAGCGTCGTGCTTGCCATCTCCTATTCAGGGGAAACACGCGAGCTGATCGATCTCCTGCGTTATTGCCGCTCGCATGACGTCAAGCTGATCGCGATGACGCGCTCGGCCGACAGCCTGCTAGGCCGCAATGCCGACGTATTGCTGCCGCTTCCAGCCCATGAAGAAGCCTGCCCCAACGGACTCGCACCCACCTCGTCCACAACCATGACCCTCGTCATGGGTGATGCGCTGGCCGTCGCGCTGATGGCCCGCCGGGGGTTCAGCAGAGAAGACTTCGGCGCGCGTCATCCGGGCGGCAAGCTTGGCAAGGCGCTGCATACGGTGGCCGACTATCTCATGTCGCGAGATGCCACCCCGCCAATTGTGCCTGAAACGGCTGGCCTTCGCGATGTCATTCAGGCCATCGCCGAAGGCCGTCAGGGCTGCGTGGCGGTTGTCGATGCAGGCGGCGCCTATATCGGTATCGTCACGGACGGCGACCTTCGCCGCTATATGCAGGACGGCCGCGAGGCTGGCACGGCGCGCGAAATGATGACCCGCGGAGGCAAGACCTTTACTCCGCCGGACCGCATCGCGCTGGTTGTCGATGTGATGACCAAACTCAGAATCTCGAACGGCTTTGTCCTTGAAGACAGCAAGCCGATCGGCATTATTCATACCAAGGACCTGCTAGAGGAAGGCTATATCTAG
- a CDS encoding TonB-dependent receptor domain-containing protein produces MKTTNKWLLATSVFALSAAGAANAQNDDGEELRQQTVTVTGSAIAGTPEDAALPVDVLSAADLQLEGNPSITELIRNLGVSTGVDGQTNQFSSNGLEGTSNINLRGLGPGRTLVLLNGKRQTFAPYGVGEQAQLFVDTNVIPSAAIGRIEVLKDGAAAVYGSDAIAGVVNFITRDDLEGFEISAQYETFEGSDGEYDISAAYGLQGDNWNWVTSAGYQFRSETGLIEKDWAIRDYNVNPVGGWSSLSNPGRYVPLGIGPNGITPLAANVNDTGCAAVGGFPNPNVAAVNQCYFQFTQFDNLVEEEERYQIFSEYNHTFGNGINFHLEGLYAHTDVPEWKTSPSYPPQELATQVVPASSPGFQRFMADNPGAFPPGTVAALFIGRSFGWGGFPSTGGAQEGFRTYDSYRLAGSFDGEFDNGVTWNAGLTFHETEGERITNDTYIRGFSAALNGFGVCTDAATGVDPATGTTPFSNPGYAGGLVAGQGDCQYYNPFSNAIASNAITGNPNPNYVPGLENSTTLADWLTDGVGTVVTSNLLVFDAAMSGQSNVVAQGGPVSWAIGAQVRREGFEVEPNQVTDLAVSPGPGGTGPFSFLAGTNASDRDQTIYALFGELQIPLYDNLNVQVATRYEDYGGEIGSTFDPKVALKWQATESFALRGSAQTSFKGPTLNQVDGQVTTLQFVAPASAFKAVDQFGNPQLSPESAFSFNLGALFDNNNGFTASVDYYNFDFEDPIIVEDQSAIVPAALAALAAGNTDAAILSRITFQDPANPTGAGIARIRTNVVNGPDIKTSGIDFRAEQVWDTGRGEFSLGVDATYILEYDVGDFAIEDVIIAGGDRVGQFNRSNFSRSLPQWKANVTANFAFGNHNLRGVIRHIDSYEDERGTPNLQGAFVGGPSEIDSMTTLDTFYTWRSDYELDLGLSVVNVFDEDPPLAYFDVSYDPYTHNPFGRTFKISVTKRFGGN; encoded by the coding sequence ATGAAAACTACGAACAAGTGGCTGCTCGCGACGTCGGTGTTTGCGCTTAGCGCAGCCGGCGCTGCGAACGCCCAGAATGATGACGGCGAAGAGCTTCGCCAGCAGACAGTGACGGTTACCGGGTCGGCAATTGCCGGCACGCCGGAAGACGCCGCGCTGCCGGTTGATGTGCTCTCCGCAGCTGACCTTCAGCTCGAAGGCAACCCGTCCATCACCGAACTGATCCGCAACCTCGGTGTGTCGACAGGTGTCGACGGCCAGACGAACCAGTTCTCATCGAACGGCCTTGAGGGCACGTCGAACATCAACCTGCGGGGCCTTGGCCCAGGCCGGACGCTCGTCCTGCTGAATGGAAAGCGCCAGACCTTTGCGCCATATGGCGTCGGTGAGCAGGCTCAGCTCTTCGTGGACACCAACGTTATCCCGTCGGCGGCCATCGGCCGTATCGAAGTGCTGAAGGATGGCGCTGCAGCCGTTTACGGGTCCGACGCAATTGCCGGCGTGGTGAACTTCATTACGCGCGATGATCTTGAGGGTTTCGAGATCTCGGCGCAGTACGAGACATTTGAAGGTTCTGACGGCGAGTATGATATATCTGCCGCTTACGGTCTTCAGGGCGACAACTGGAACTGGGTCACGTCTGCCGGTTATCAGTTCCGCAGCGAAACCGGCCTGATCGAAAAAGACTGGGCGATCCGCGACTATAACGTCAACCCTGTCGGCGGGTGGTCGTCGCTCTCCAATCCGGGCCGTTATGTTCCGTTGGGCATCGGGCCAAATGGCATCACCCCGCTGGCCGCCAACGTGAATGATACCGGTTGCGCCGCCGTCGGCGGCTTCCCGAACCCGAACGTTGCTGCCGTCAATCAGTGCTACTTCCAGTTCACCCAGTTCGATAACCTGGTGGAGGAAGAAGAGCGCTATCAGATCTTCTCCGAGTACAATCATACCTTCGGAAACGGCATCAATTTCCACCTGGAAGGCCTCTATGCCCACACGGACGTGCCTGAGTGGAAAACCTCACCGTCCTATCCACCACAGGAACTCGCAACACAGGTCGTTCCGGCCTCGAGCCCTGGTTTCCAGCGCTTCATGGCGGACAATCCCGGTGCATTCCCGCCTGGAACGGTTGCGGCCCTCTTCATCGGCCGGTCCTTCGGCTGGGGCGGCTTCCCATCGACAGGCGGCGCGCAGGAAGGTTTCCGGACCTATGACAGCTACCGCCTCGCGGGCAGCTTCGATGGTGAGTTCGATAATGGTGTAACCTGGAATGCAGGCCTCACCTTCCATGAAACCGAAGGCGAGCGGATCACGAATGACACGTACATCCGTGGCTTCAGTGCGGCCCTGAACGGCTTTGGTGTCTGTACGGATGCGGCAACCGGCGTCGATCCTGCCACCGGAACCACACCGTTCAGCAATCCGGGCTATGCGGGCGGTCTCGTTGCGGGCCAGGGGGATTGTCAGTACTACAACCCGTTCTCGAACGCGATTGCGTCGAATGCCATTACCGGAAATCCGAACCCGAACTATGTGCCTGGGCTCGAAAACTCTACAACGCTTGCCGATTGGCTGACCGATGGTGTCGGTACGGTCGTGACGTCAAACCTTCTCGTGTTTGATGCGGCCATGAGCGGTCAGAGCAATGTGGTTGCACAAGGCGGCCCGGTTAGCTGGGCTATCGGGGCGCAGGTCCGCCGCGAAGGTTTCGAGGTTGAGCCGAACCAGGTCACGGACCTTGCGGTCAGCCCTGGACCGGGCGGAACCGGACCCTTCTCGTTCCTTGCCGGTACGAACGCCTCCGATCGTGACCAGACGATCTATGCGCTCTTCGGCGAGCTTCAGATCCCGCTCTACGACAATCTGAACGTACAGGTCGCGACCCGCTACGAAGATTATGGCGGCGAAATTGGCTCGACGTTCGACCCCAAGGTTGCTCTGAAGTGGCAGGCGACTGAAAGCTTTGCTCTTCGCGGGTCTGCCCAGACTTCCTTCAAGGGCCCGACGCTGAACCAGGTGGATGGTCAGGTCACCACGCTGCAATTCGTGGCACCGGCATCGGCGTTCAAGGCGGTCGACCAGTTCGGCAACCCGCAGCTTAGCCCGGAATCGGCGTTCAGCTTTAACCTCGGCGCGCTGTTCGACAACAATAATGGCTTCACGGCTTCAGTCGATTACTACAACTTCGATTTTGAAGACCCAATCATTGTTGAAGACCAGTCTGCTATTGTCCCTGCAGCGCTCGCCGCGCTTGCCGCCGGCAATACAGACGCCGCCATCCTGTCGCGGATCACTTTTCAGGATCCCGCCAATCCGACAGGGGCAGGTATCGCGCGTATCCGCACGAATGTTGTCAATGGTCCGGATATCAAGACGTCGGGTATCGATTTCCGTGCTGAACAGGTCTGGGATACGGGTCGCGGCGAGTTCTCGCTCGGTGTCGATGCAACCTATATTCTCGAATATGACGTCGGTGACTTTGCCATTGAGGATGTGATTATCGCAGGTGGTGACCGTGTTGGTCAGTTCAACCGGTCCAACTTCTCGCGTTCCCTGCCACAGTGGAAAGCGAACGTCACAGCGAACTTTGCGTTCGGCAATCACAACCTGCGCGGCGTCATCCGTCACATAGATTCCTATGAAGACGAACGTGGTACGCCGAACCTGCAGGGCGCCTTTGTTGGCGGTCCGTCAGAGATCGACTCTATGACGACGCTGGACACCTTCTACACCTGGCGGTCTGACTATGAACTCGACCTTGGTCTGTCGGTTGTGAACGTGTTCGACGAGGATCCGCCGCTCGCCTACTTCGATGTGAGCTACGATCCTTACACGCACAATCCGTTCGGCCGGACCTTCAAGATCAGTGTTACGAAGCGTTTCGGCGGGAACTAG
- a CDS encoding phospholipase D-like domain-containing protein — protein sequence MAVENVLVPGKTCQRIETADKLRIILEGRDYFRAVKEAMLNAEKTIMMIGWDFDTRIEFEPDEQTLDGPNQLGEFLSWLSTEREHLQLYMLKWDVGAMQSIMRGMVPIALRPMRFSDNFHFHLDSTHPVGAAHHSKIIVIDDQMAFCGGIDMTAGRWDTCDHLDDQPCRTLPGESEMPKPWHDATVAVSGDIACALGDIARERWLRATSEKLSPPQCDNDPVWPGLDLTWNNVPVGVARTFPGFQDFDEVREVEALYLKAIARARDTLYIESQYLASATLVHAMTERLQEEDGPEIVLVLPRNAEGWLRQKAMDGARVRMLEHLWAHDRYHRFAAYYPVTASGEPIYVHAKVLILDDVLVRVGSSNLNNRSLGFDTETDLAVEAAHCDDPGAIRESIGGLRNGLVSEHLGVSEDALKQAIFATGGSLIGAITALKGEGRSLRLFEQSEINGEANILAENEFADPEEVGGGLAERLVNGVRDLVGNVGD from the coding sequence ATGGCTGTTGAGAATGTACTTGTGCCGGGAAAGACCTGTCAGCGTATAGAGACCGCAGACAAGCTTCGCATCATCCTGGAAGGGCGCGACTATTTCAGGGCCGTCAAAGAGGCGATGCTGAACGCCGAAAAGACGATCATGATGATCGGATGGGATTTCGACACGCGTATCGAATTTGAACCCGATGAGCAGACGCTGGACGGCCCGAACCAGCTTGGCGAATTCCTCTCCTGGCTCTCGACCGAACGCGAGCATCTGCAGCTCTACATGCTGAAATGGGACGTCGGGGCGATGCAGTCCATCATGCGCGGCATGGTGCCGATCGCGCTGCGCCCCATGCGGTTCAGTGACAATTTCCATTTCCATCTCGATTCGACGCACCCGGTTGGCGCGGCGCACCATTCCAAGATTATCGTCATCGACGACCAGATGGCTTTCTGCGGCGGCATCGACATGACGGCAGGGCGCTGGGACACGTGCGATCATCTCGACGATCAGCCCTGCCGCACGCTGCCCGGCGAGAGCGAGATGCCCAAGCCCTGGCACGATGCGACGGTGGCTGTGTCTGGCGACATTGCCTGCGCGCTTGGCGATATCGCGCGCGAGCGTTGGCTGCGTGCCACAAGTGAGAAGCTGTCGCCCCCGCAATGTGACAATGATCCAGTCTGGCCGGGCCTTGATCTGACCTGGAACAACGTGCCGGTGGGCGTCGCGCGGACTTTCCCCGGCTTTCAGGATTTTGATGAGGTTCGCGAGGTCGAGGCGCTGTATCTGAAAGCGATCGCGCGGGCCAGGGACACGCTCTACATCGAGAGCCAGTATCTCGCCTCCGCGACGCTGGTCCATGCAATGACCGAACGGTTGCAGGAAGAGGACGGCCCCGAAATCGTGCTGGTCCTGCCGCGCAATGCCGAAGGCTGGCTGCGACAGAAGGCGATGGACGGGGCTCGGGTGCGCATGCTGGAGCATCTCTGGGCGCATGATCGTTATCACCGGTTTGCCGCCTATTACCCCGTCACCGCCAGCGGGGAACCGATTTATGTGCATGCGAAGGTGCTGATCCTCGATGATGTGCTGGTCCGCGTCGGGTCCTCCAATCTCAACAATCGCTCATTGGGTTTCGACACCGAAACGGACCTCGCTGTCGAAGCGGCGCACTGCGATGACCCAGGGGCGATCCGTGAAAGTATCGGGGGTCTTCGCAATGGGCTCGTGAGCGAACATCTCGGTGTCAGTGAAGACGCGCTGAAACAGGCGATCTTTGCAACCGGCGGCTCGCTGATCGGGGCGATTACCGCGCTGAAAGGCGAGGGCCGGTCCCTGCGGCTCTTCGAACAGTCAGAGATCAACGGCGAAGCCAATATCCTCGCCGAGAATGAGTTCGCCGACCCCGAAGAGGTGGGCGGAGGCCTGGCAGAGCGTCTGGTGAACGGTGTCCGCGACCTTGTGGGCAATGTGGGGGATTAG
- the galE gene encoding UDP-glucose 4-epimerase GalE, translated as MTKKVLVTGGAGYVGSHSCKAFAEAGWEVVVYDNLSRGWKDFVKWGELVEGDLHDTAHLTKTLQTVQPDVVAHFAAYAYVAESMQQPGLYYQNNVAGTLSLLEAMQAADVRRLVFSSSCATYGIHADLITEDTPQRPINPYGASKMMAERVIQDFGMAHGLKSVILRYFNAGGADPKGMTGERHDPEPHVIPLAIMGAMDGTFTFTINGTDFDTRDGTPVRDYVHVSDLADAHWRALDYLAGGGDSDIFNLGTGRGVSVSELADAVSRVAGRPVPRQAGARRPGDPPSLVASAAKAERVLGWQPMRSDIDTILETAWAWHQKDDHKSRPDN; from the coding sequence GTGACGAAAAAAGTGCTGGTGACAGGCGGAGCAGGCTATGTAGGCAGCCACAGCTGCAAGGCATTTGCCGAAGCCGGTTGGGAGGTCGTCGTCTACGATAATCTTTCCCGAGGCTGGAAGGATTTCGTAAAATGGGGCGAGCTGGTTGAAGGCGATCTGCATGACACCGCACATCTGACGAAAACGCTGCAAACCGTGCAGCCAGATGTTGTCGCTCACTTTGCGGCTTATGCCTATGTCGCTGAATCCATGCAGCAACCCGGCCTTTACTATCAGAATAATGTCGCTGGAACGCTGAGCCTGCTGGAGGCAATGCAGGCGGCTGATGTCAGACGTCTGGTCTTCTCATCGTCTTGTGCGACTTACGGCATTCATGCTGACCTGATCACCGAGGACACGCCTCAAAGGCCGATCAACCCATATGGCGCGTCCAAGATGATGGCGGAGCGGGTGATACAGGACTTTGGCATGGCCCACGGCCTGAAGTCGGTTATCCTGCGCTACTTCAATGCAGGCGGCGCCGATCCGAAAGGCATGACCGGAGAACGTCACGACCCTGAACCGCACGTAATCCCTCTGGCGATCATGGGCGCCATGGATGGCACCTTCACCTTCACGATCAATGGGACTGACTTTGATACCCGCGATGGCACGCCGGTGCGTGACTATGTGCATGTCAGCGATCTCGCAGATGCTCACTGGCGCGCGCTCGATTACCTGGCGGGCGGAGGCGACAGCGACATCTTCAATCTCGGGACCGGCAGGGGCGTTTCGGTGAGTGAACTGGCCGACGCGGTATCGCGGGTGGCTGGAAGGCCTGTGCCAAGACAGGCGGGTGCGCGTCGTCCGGGCGATCCGCCATCACTGGTCGCCTCAGCGGCCAAGGCTGAACGCGTGCTCGGCTGGCAGCCAATGCGTTCTGATATCGATACGATTCTCGAGACGGCTTGGGCCTGGCACCAGAAGGACGATCACAAATCCCGCCCTGACAATTAG
- a CDS encoding DUF2721 domain-containing protein — MENIDVDIVHSIELAVAPVFLIAGIGALLTVLTNRLGRTVDRSRALEQELMVEGAMESHPRWRSEIILLDRRISWINRAIVLSTAAMLLICLVIVTLFAGQLFRLDVGILVSVLFIMTMGALISATGSFLWEIHLAAAMIRVRTDVLQRAQPVGRPKVRFWKRWK; from the coding sequence ATGGAAAACATCGACGTCGATATCGTACACAGTATCGAACTGGCCGTCGCGCCGGTCTTCCTGATTGCGGGGATCGGCGCGCTCCTTACAGTTCTGACCAACCGGCTTGGCCGCACCGTGGACCGGTCGCGCGCGCTGGAGCAGGAGCTGATGGTGGAAGGCGCCATGGAAAGCCATCCGCGCTGGCGGTCCGAAATCATCCTGCTGGACCGTCGCATTTCATGGATCAACCGCGCCATTGTTCTCTCGACAGCGGCCATGCTTCTCATCTGTCTGGTCATCGTGACGCTTTTTGCTGGCCAGTTGTTCAGGCTCGACGTCGGTATTCTCGTTTCGGTGCTTTTCATCATGACGATGGGCGCGCTGATCTCGGCTACCGGCAGCTTTCTCTGGGAAATTCATCTCGCCGCCGCGATGATCCGTGTCCGCACAGATGTCTTGCAGCGCGCCCAGCCGGTGGGCCGGCCGAAAGTGCGTTTCTGGAAACGCTGGAAATAG
- a CDS encoding protein adenylyltransferase SelO family protein — translation MKYQAAPAFLALADAFADAAEPAHFRMSVLRFRNTRWDQRVGLGQLTPEAWADHFARFRPLPDNIEPPLAMRYHGHQFGVYNPELGDGRGFLFAQLKDDLGRVLDLGTKGSGQTRWSRRGDGRLTLKGGVREVLAAQYLEAHGVKTSKPFSLIETGEDLQRNDEPSPTRSAVLTRLSHSHIRFGTFQRAASLGETENLARLIRHCCEVYYPDALDEDLAIMAPALLHRIAEQTARMVAQWMATGFVHGVMNTDNFNITGESFDYGPWRFLPESDPNFTAAYFDQQGLYRFGRQPTQGLWALQQLAIALSPLCDTDPLGEALQAYEPAYQAALAEHNLKLFGLQSSGDLHDDLVWLQALYTWMSETRVPWPQVFFDWFCGRESEARAKASPIAAQYGGDSFAPVREGLFAREPERPSRLSHPYWQRQKPVSLLYDEVEAIWAPIAEADDWSLYDQTLADIDAAREALDITFEPSAQKA, via the coding sequence ATGAAATATCAGGCCGCGCCCGCATTTCTCGCCCTGGCTGACGCCTTCGCAGACGCAGCAGAGCCCGCGCATTTTCGCATGTCCGTGTTGCGATTTCGCAACACTCGCTGGGATCAGCGCGTCGGATTAGGGCAGCTGACGCCGGAAGCATGGGCAGATCACTTCGCCAGATTTCGACCGCTCCCGGACAATATCGAGCCGCCGCTTGCCATGCGGTATCACGGTCACCAGTTTGGCGTTTACAACCCCGAACTCGGCGACGGTCGGGGCTTTCTGTTCGCGCAGCTAAAAGACGATCTTGGACGCGTTCTGGATCTTGGCACAAAGGGGTCCGGCCAGACCCGCTGGTCGCGGCGCGGTGATGGACGTCTCACACTCAAAGGCGGCGTGCGCGAGGTGCTGGCGGCCCAATACCTTGAGGCGCATGGCGTAAAGACGTCCAAGCCCTTCAGCCTGATCGAAACCGGTGAAGACCTGCAGCGCAATGATGAGCCGTCCCCGACGCGCAGCGCCGTCCTCACCCGCCTCTCGCACAGCCATATCCGTTTCGGGACGTTCCAGCGTGCTGCCTCGCTGGGTGAGACAGAGAACCTTGCCCGGCTGATCCGTCATTGCTGCGAGGTCTATTATCCAGATGCGCTGGATGAGGACCTTGCCATCATGGCGCCCGCGCTTCTTCACCGCATCGCAGAGCAGACCGCCCGCATGGTGGCGCAATGGATGGCGACCGGTTTTGTGCACGGCGTCATGAACACCGACAATTTCAATATTACCGGCGAGAGCTTCGATTACGGCCCCTGGCGCTTCCTGCCGGAGTCCGACCCGAACTTCACTGCCGCCTATTTCGACCAGCAGGGTCTTTACCGGTTCGGGCGCCAGCCGACGCAAGGCCTCTGGGCTTTGCAGCAGCTTGCAATCGCCCTATCGCCTCTCTGCGACACCGACCCGCTGGGCGAGGCCCTTCAGGCTTATGAGCCTGCCTATCAGGCCGCGCTTGCCGAACATAATCTCAAACTCTTCGGGCTTCAGTCCTCAGGCGACCTGCATGATGACCTCGTCTGGCTGCAGGCGCTCTATACCTGGATGTCGGAAACGCGTGTGCCGTGGCCGCAGGTCTTCTTCGACTGGTTCTGCGGGCGCGAAAGCGAAGCGCGCGCAAAGGCGAGCCCCATCGCAGCGCAGTATGGTGGCGACAGCTTCGCCCCGGTCCGCGAGGGGCTGTTTGCCCGCGAGCCTGAGCGGCCGTCTCGCCTCTCCCATCCCTATTGGCAGCGCCAGAAACCGGTTTCTCTTCTTTATGATGAGGTCGAGGCGATCTGGGCACCGATCGCAGAGGCTGACGACTGGAGCCTTTACGACCAGACGCTTGCCGATATCGACGCGGCAAGAGAGGCGCTCGACATCACTTTTGAACCTTCCGCCCAAAAGGCATAA